A genome region from Perca fluviatilis chromosome 20, GENO_Pfluv_1.0, whole genome shotgun sequence includes the following:
- the LOC120549546 gene encoding cyclin-dependent kinase D-2-like, giving the protein MNKYLTGAVIGEGTYGTVYKATCQKTGKEFALKCHKRGVEDATVRELSCLTVLQGHPYVIQIHECVIHNGMMAMLMSYAPYTLSNVIHSGHLCHEQVRALEIIPLSFVARFSVQVAEALLYMHRLNLVHRDLTPFNVLLTEDLTVQVADMGLSRHSCKWMAYRAPELFVEGGTSEDHPDASLMPWDPKTLMPKVMECALVKRIVFQLLAFHANERLLAHALLKDTEWTEAAHMTKEDRDLVRDRIYRQRV; this is encoded by the exons ATGAATAAGTACCTGACAGGCGCAGTAATCGGCGAAGGCACCTATGGAACCGTATACAAAGCCACGTGTCAAAAAACTGGAAAAGAGTTTGCCTTGAAATGTCACAAGCGCGGCGTAGAGGATGCAACCGTGAGAGAGCTATCCTGTCTCACGGTACTACAGGGCCACCCTTATGTGATCCAGATCCATGAATGTGTCATCCACAATGGAATGATGGCCATGCTCATGTCCTACGCACCCTACACATTGTCGAACGTGATTCACAGTGGACACCTGTGTCACGAGCAAGTCCGAGCGCTAGAGATTATTCCGTTGAGTTTCGTGGCTCGTTTTTCAGTTCAAGTGGCTGAAGCACTGTTGTACATGCACAGACTGAACCTGGTGCACCGGGACCTGACGCCATTCAACGTGCTGCTGACAGAAGATCTAACCGTACAAGTCGCTGACATGGGCCTCTCTAGACATTCCTGTAAGTGGATGGCGTACAGGGCCCCTGAATTGTTTGTTGAAGGTGGCACCTCAGA AGACCACCCCGATGCATCACTCATGCCTTGGGACCCTAAGACCCTGATGCCCAAGGTGATGGAGTGTGCACTGGTCAAAAGGATTGTCTTCCAATTGTTGGCTTTTCACGCGAACGAGAGACTTTTAGCTCACGCGCTGCTGAAGGACACCGAATGGACTGAGGCTGCTCATATGACCAAAGAAGACAGAGACCTGGTCAGAGACCGGATCTATCGACAGCGGGTGTAA
- the LOC120549547 gene encoding uncharacterized protein LOC120549547, with protein sequence MAMDRIKEQLEAEHTSSLLCASRGQSADLILVDGGLCQFQGATGHPNIAATEGGKQVHITSHVNNTPWRHKVADIRGENGEPAYHVVSQSFKCRRHEGAGLTRRFASEVYCPQHISVDNHLKELMNMVTPKGFGAKSREAASLPVSRPDVRGGSRSCAGVCCAVELAGGNLVVMALEELEIRDLDHVTQVYAALLSAHVRLLKLVMPRVMWKEVPVVIVFEQNTYVNALVDVKNLINHSLARSGFKVLFYNKWSHINNKYMLGKHVGASTKLAMVLSTVSAINRETLYYCDTVMSLGWAVLSEAIKKTNILESSMGTARGSGSSSKMGSTKEVSMYRRSQRGVNLATDITASVLETCDVIALPEARLADKTHAQQGKVLLGKLREELSTVTITESAKGGTVTTGGKKSVNGEYTRDDMLSAFLLLCHTRDEIHGQDRSIRLGGEVYCN encoded by the exons ATGGCCATGGATCGTATCAAAGAGCAACTGGAAGCCGAACACACGTCTTCGCTGCTGTGT GCTAGCAGAGGACAGAGCGCTGACCTCATTCTCGTAGACGGTGGGCTTTGTCAGTTCCAAGGTGCTACTGGGCACCCGAACATCGCTGCGACAGAGGGCGGAAAGCAAGTGCACATCACGAGTCATGTCAACAACACCCCGTGGCGGCACAAAGTTGCTGACATCCGTGGAGAAAACGGGGAGCCGGCTTACCATGTAGTCTCACAGAGCTTCAAGTGTAGGCGCCACGAGGGAGCCGGACTGACGCGGCGCTTCGCCTCGGAGGTGTACTGTCCTCAACACATATCCGTAGACAACCATCTGAAGGAGTTGATGAACATGGTCACGCCAAAGGGATTCGGAGCGAAGTCACGGGAAGCAGCA AGCCTACCTGTGTCTCGACCCGACGTTCGAGGAGGCTCTAGATCCTGTGCCGGAGTGTGCTGTGCCGTGGAGCTGGCGGGTGGCAATCTAGTG GTTATGGCCCTGGAGGAACTGGAGATACGCGATTTGGATCATGTTACTCAAGTCTACGCTGCTCTGCTAAGCGCTCATGTCAGACTACTGAAGCTTGTCATGCCCAGAGTCATGTGGAAAGAAGTCCCTGTGGTCATAGTGTTTGAACAAAACACCTACGTCAATGCCCTGGTCGATGTGAAAAATCTAATCAATCACTCGCTAGCACGCTCCGGGTTCAAGGTGCTGTTCTACAACAAGTGGTCACATATCAACAACAAGTACATGCTGGGGAAGCACGTGGGCGCAAGCACCAAACTCGCTATGGTTCTCAGTACGGTGTCGGCGATCAATAGAGAAACGCTGTATTACTGTGACACCGTCATGTCCCTGGGCTGGGCAGTGTTATCCGAGGccataaagaaaacaaacatactTGAATCGAGCATGGGCACCGCACGGGGTTCGGGCTCAAGTAGTAAGATGGGCTCCACTAAGGAAGTGTCCATGTACAGGCGCTCGCAAAGGGGAGTCAATTTGGCCACAGATATCACAGCGAGTGTATTGGAGACATGCGACGTCATAGCGTTGCCTGAGGCTAGGCTCGCTGACAAGACCCATGCACAGCAAGGGAAAGTTCTACTCGGGAAATTGAGAGAAGAACTGTCTACGGTCACTATCACCGAGTCCGCTAAAGGTGGCACGGTGACCACAGGGGGCAAGAAATCTGTAAACGGAGAGTACACCAGAGACGACATGCTCTCGGCCTTCTTGCTTCTATGTCACACGAGAGACGAGATACACGGCCAAGACAGGTCTATCAGACTCGGCGGCGAGGTTTATTGCAACtag